In a genomic window of Pseudomonas putida:
- a CDS encoding ribbon-helix-helix domain-containing protein: MNTIRWNVAVSADTDQSLRMFLASQGGGRKGDLSRFIEEAVRAHILELSAEQAKAANAHLSEAELTNAVDEALDWARKR; encoded by the coding sequence ATGAATACCATTCGCTGGAATGTCGCCGTCTCGGCCGACACCGACCAGTCGCTTCGGATGTTTCTGGCCAGCCAGGGCGGCGGCCGTAAGGGCGACCTGTCGCGCTTCATCGAAGAAGCGGTACGGGCACACATCCTGGAGCTGAGCGCTGAGCAGGCCAAGGCCGCTAACGCCCATCTGAGTGAGGCAGAATTGACCAACGCGGTTGACGAAGCGCTCGACTGGGCACGTAAGCGCTGA
- a CDS encoding putative toxin-antitoxin system toxin component, PIN family, producing the protein MRVVLDTNILFSALISPHGAPDAIYRAWRAARFEVVTSRMQLDEIRRASRYPKLQAILQPAKVGAMINNLQRAVVLERLTIEVEADDPDDSFLLAMALAGDADYLVTGDRRAGLLQRGHIERTRIVTPAVFCVEVL; encoded by the coding sequence ATGCGGGTCGTGTTGGATACCAACATCCTGTTCAGCGCCCTGATCTCGCCACATGGCGCGCCCGATGCGATCTACCGTGCCTGGCGGGCGGCGCGTTTCGAGGTGGTGACCTCGCGGATGCAACTCGATGAAATTCGTCGAGCCAGCCGCTATCCCAAGCTTCAGGCCATCCTACAGCCCGCCAAGGTGGGCGCCATGATCAATAACCTGCAACGGGCTGTGGTACTGGAGCGCCTGACCATCGAGGTCGAAGCCGATGATCCGGATGACTCGTTTTTGCTGGCCATGGCCTTGGCGGGCGATGCGGACTACCTGGTAACCGGTGATCGCCGCGCCGGCCTGCTGCAACGCGGGCACATCGAACGCACGCGGATCGTCACGCCCGCCGTGTTCTGCGTCGAGGTGCTGTGA
- a CDS encoding Tn3 family transposase, translating into MPVGFLTQEQRDGFGRYVDSPSREELERYFHLSDEDREAIQVLRGNHNRLGYAVLLTTVRFVGVLPDKPAAVPVEVLQVLCRQLAIPDPDCLQRYSDHRRWIHATDIQNRFGYRHFTDPGIGFRLSRWLYALCWTGTDRPGVLFERATSWLFTQKVLLPGVSQLERFIAQLRSRVEERLWFTLGRSVTEEQRLQLQDLLTVAEGNRSSRLDQLRSGPVMVSGPALIRALRRLDDVRGIGITLPAAAHIPPSRIAALARFANTAKVTAINRLPASRRMATLVAFALCLEATAHDDALEVLEALLRDLFSNAEKADKKARMRSLKDLDRSAATLAAACKVVLDRTISDDNVRARLFNDLPRTTLEKALEEVNALIRPVDDVYFLALEARYRSVRRFLPDLLKHIRFGFSPAGKGVAASLEWLQLNLPRRKPEDDAPQEIVAKAWQKHITREDGSLDMGAYVFCTLDALRTALRRRDVFVSPSWRYADPRLGLLDGAEWLAARPIICRSLGLTIDAKTTLDALSVELDATWLAVAARLPDNPAIQLSENTEGKTELSLGALDKLDEPCSLLQLRAAVSDLMPRVDLPEILLEIAARTGFSEAFTHVSERNARADNLVTSLCAVLLGGACNTGLEPLIRTDNPALRRDRLSWVSQNYIRDDTLSAANAILVGAQSQLELAQVWGGGEVASADGMRFVVPVRTVHAGPNPKYFGTGRGVTWYNLISDQFSGLNAITVPGTLRDSLVLLAVVLEQQTELQPTQIMTDTGAYSDVVFGLFRLLGYHFSPRLADVGGTRFWRTRPDADYGKLNGLARQSVKLDLIAEHWDDLLRLAGSLKLGRVPATGIMRTLQTGDRPTRLAQALAEFGRIEKTLHTLTYIDDESKRRATLTQLNRGEGRHSLARAVFHGKRGELRQRYREGQEDQLGALGLVVNIIVLWNTLYMTAAVERLKQHGYPVLEEDLARLSPLIYEHINMLGRYSFAVPEEVARGELRPLRNPDDDL; encoded by the coding sequence ATGCCGGTCGGTTTTCTGACTCAAGAGCAACGCGACGGTTTTGGCCGCTATGTTGATTCGCCCAGCCGTGAAGAGCTGGAACGTTACTTCCACCTGAGCGATGAAGACCGTGAAGCCATCCAGGTGCTGCGGGGTAACCATAACCGTCTGGGTTATGCCGTTCTGCTGACCACCGTCCGCTTCGTTGGCGTTCTGCCGGACAAGCCCGCCGCCGTGCCGGTGGAAGTCCTGCAGGTGCTTTGCCGACAACTGGCGATTCCAGACCCCGACTGCCTCCAGCGCTATAGCGATCATCGCCGCTGGATACATGCCACCGATATTCAGAACCGCTTTGGCTATCGTCATTTCACCGATCCGGGCATCGGCTTTCGCTTGAGCCGCTGGCTGTATGCCCTCTGCTGGACGGGCACCGACCGGCCGGGAGTGCTGTTTGAGCGAGCCACCTCGTGGCTGTTCACACAGAAAGTCCTCCTGCCTGGTGTGTCTCAACTAGAGCGCTTTATCGCCCAGTTGCGCAGTCGGGTCGAAGAACGCCTCTGGTTTACGCTGGGCCGCAGCGTGACTGAGGAACAGCGATTGCAACTGCAAGACTTGCTGACGGTGGCCGAAGGCAACCGCAGCTCCCGGCTGGATCAATTGCGCTCCGGCCCGGTCATGGTCAGTGGCCCCGCGTTGATTCGGGCACTGCGCCGGCTCGATGACGTGCGCGGCATCGGCATCACCTTGCCGGCGGCGGCGCACATCCCTCCCAGCCGTATCGCCGCCCTGGCCCGCTTCGCCAACACGGCCAAGGTCACCGCGATTAATCGGCTGCCGGCGTCGCGGCGGATGGCGACACTGGTGGCCTTCGCACTCTGCCTGGAGGCGACTGCGCACGACGACGCACTGGAAGTCCTGGAGGCCTTGCTGCGCGACCTGTTCAGCAACGCGGAGAAGGCCGACAAGAAAGCCCGCATGCGCAGCCTGAAAGACCTGGATCGGTCGGCCGCGACGCTCGCCGCCGCGTGCAAGGTCGTGCTGGACAGGACGATCAGCGATGACAACGTGCGCGCCCGGCTGTTCAACGACCTGCCGAGGACCACCCTGGAAAAGGCCCTGGAAGAGGTCAACGCGCTGATCCGCCCGGTAGATGACGTCTATTTTCTTGCATTGGAAGCGCGCTACCGCAGCGTGCGCCGCTTCCTGCCCGACCTGCTCAAGCACATCCGCTTCGGCTTCAGCCCGGCCGGCAAGGGCGTGGCGGCTAGTCTGGAGTGGCTGCAACTGAACCTGCCGCGCCGGAAGCCAGAGGATGACGCGCCGCAGGAGATCGTGGCCAAGGCTTGGCAGAAGCACATCACCCGCGAAGATGGCTCCCTCGACATGGGTGCCTATGTGTTCTGCACGCTCGATGCGCTGCGCACGGCCCTGCGCCGCCGCGATGTCTTCGTCTCGCCCAGTTGGCGCTATGCCGACCCGCGCCTTGGCCTGCTCGACGGTGCCGAATGGCTGGCGGCGCGACCGATCATCTGCCGGTCACTGGGCCTGACCATCGACGCCAAAACCACCCTGGACGCCTTGTCCGTCGAGCTGGATGCAACCTGGCTGGCAGTAGCCGCGCGCCTGCCCGACAACCCGGCGATTCAACTGAGCGAGAACACCGAGGGCAAGACCGAACTGTCGCTCGGGGCGCTGGACAAGCTGGACGAGCCCTGCTCGTTGCTGCAACTGCGGGCGGCCGTGTCTGACCTGATGCCGCGTGTCGATCTGCCGGAAATCCTCTTGGAAATCGCCGCCCGCACTGGCTTTTCCGAGGCCTTCACCCATGTCTCCGAACGCAATGCACGCGCCGACAACCTGGTCACCAGCCTCTGCGCGGTGCTGTTGGGCGGGGCCTGCAACACCGGCCTGGAGCCCTTGATCCGCACCGACAACCCGGCGCTGCGCCGTGACCGGCTGTCCTGGGTCAGCCAGAATTATATCCGCGACGACACCCTGTCAGCGGCTAACGCCATCCTGGTCGGAGCGCAAAGCCAACTGGAACTGGCCCAAGTCTGGGGTGGCGGCGAGGTCGCCTCCGCCGATGGCATGCGCTTCGTCGTACCGGTGCGCACCGTGCATGCCGGCCCCAATCCGAAGTATTTCGGCACCGGCCGGGGTGTCACCTGGTACAACCTGATTTCCGACCAATTCTCCGGCCTCAACGCCATCACCGTGCCCGGCACGCTGCGCGACAGCCTGGTGTTGCTGGCGGTCGTGCTGGAACAGCAGACCGAGTTGCAGCCGACGCAAATCATGACCGACACCGGGGCCTACAGCGATGTGGTGTTCGGGCTCTTCCGCCTACTTGGCTACCACTTCAGTCCGCGGCTGGCCGATGTCGGCGGTACCCGCTTCTGGCGCACGCGCCCGGACGCGGACTACGGCAAGCTCAACGGGCTGGCCCGCCAGTCGGTCAAACTCGACCTGATCGCCGAGCACTGGGACGACCTGCTGCGCCTGGCCGGCTCGCTCAAACTCGGCCGGGTGCCGGCGACTGGCATCATGCGCACGCTGCAAACGGGAGATAGACCCACCCGGCTGGCCCAGGCGCTGGCCGAATTCGGGCGGATCGAAAAGACTCTGCACACGTTGACCTATATCGACGACGAGTCCAAGCGCCGCGCCACCCTGACCCAGTTGAACCGAGGCGAAGGCCGGCACAGCCTGGCCCGCGCCGTGTTCCACGGCAAACGCGGCGAGCTCCGCCAGCGCTACCGCGAAGGCCAGGAAGACCAGCTCGGTGCTCTGGGCCTGGTGGTGAACATCATCGTGCTGTGGAACACCCTCTACATGACGGCGGCCGTGGAACGGCTCAAGCAGCACGGCTATCCAGTGCTGGAAGAGGATTTGGCCCGGCTATCGCCGCTGATCTACGAGCACATCAACATGCTCGGGCGGTATTCCTTTGCGGTACCGGAAGAAGTTGCGCGCGGCGAGCTGCGGCCACTGCGTAATCCAGACGACGACCTGTGA